The nucleotide sequence TCCGTCCTCGAGCTGGTCGGATTGAGGGACCGGATGAAGGCCTTTCCGCACGAGTTGTCCGGCGGCGAACAGCAACGCGTGGCCATCGCCAGAGCCCTGGTGAACGGCCCGTCGATCATCGTCGCCGACGAGCCCACCGGCAACCTCGACCCCGATACCTCCTGGGGGATCATGAACCTCCTCCAGGCGATCAATCGCAACGGCGCGACCGTCATCATGGCTACTCACGCCAAGGGCATCGTCAACGCGATGAAGCGGCGAGTCGTGGCCATGGAGCATGGGCGGATCATCCGAGACCAAGCCCAAGGGGTCTACGCCCATGAAGCTAACTAGCCTCCGTTTCGGGGTCAAGCAGACGTTCCGGAGCATTCGCCAGAACGCCTTGATGAGCTTGGCCTCGATCCTGACCGTCGCCCTCTCTCTGCTCGTCGTGGGGATCTTCGGCCTGATCGCCGTCAACCTCGACCACATCGCCAGCTCCGCGGAGAAGCAGGTCGAAGTGACCGCTTTCATCAAGGATGACCTGGCCCAGCCGGCGGTCGACGCCCTCAAAGCCCGGCTCAAGGCGGTCCCCGGGGTCACCGAGGTGACCTTCGTCTCCAAGGAAGAGGCCCTTACCCGGCTCAAGGCGGTCTTTGCCAACGACCCCGGCCTCCTCGCCGAGGTCGAGGAGCAGAACCCGCTCTATCGCTCCTTCGAAATCAAGACGGACAAACCCGACGCCATCAAGCCGGCCGCCGAGGCCGTCGCCGAACTGCCCGGTGTGCTCCGGGCGACCTACAAACAAGAGCTGGTGGAGAAGCTCTTCCGGATCACCAGGGGCATTCGAGTGGCCGGGATGGTCATCATGGTCGCCCTTTTCCTGGCGATGGTCATGATCATCTCGAACACCATCCGGATTACCGTCTTCGCCCGCCGCCGCGAGATCGGCATCATGAAGCTGGTGGGGGCGACCGACACCTTCATCCGTTGGCCCTTCGTCTGCGAGGGGATGTTCCTCGGGGCTCTCGGCGCAGTCGTCACCGCGGTGACCATTTGGATCTGCTACACATGGGCTTGGAACGGTCTTCAGAAGAGCCTGCCGTTCATCCCCATCTTACCCAAGCAGCCACTGCTCCTGAATCTGACCATCCTCATCGTCGCGGCCGGTGTGGCCATCGGGGCCATCGGAAGCGCGATGTCACTGCGCCGCTTCCTGAGAGTCTGAGGCCCCGACACGGAGGTACATCAACCCTGCACGGAGGTTTTGCCCGATGACCACGTCGCCGGCCGGTCCGAAGCGCCAGAGCGACCTGAAGCTCCCGGCCACGGGCGCGCGGGTGGTAGGCCTGAAGCGTCTCGTCGCCGGCTTCGTCCTGGCCGCCATGGTCCTCGCCCCGGCGACCGTCTTCGGCGCCGGCAC is from Bacillota bacterium and encodes:
- the ftsX gene encoding permease-like cell division protein FtsX — protein: MKLTSLRFGVKQTFRSIRQNALMSLASILTVALSLLVVGIFGLIAVNLDHIASSAEKQVEVTAFIKDDLAQPAVDALKARLKAVPGVTEVTFVSKEEALTRLKAVFANDPGLLAEVEEQNPLYRSFEIKTDKPDAIKPAAEAVAELPGVLRATYKQELVEKLFRITRGIRVAGMVIMVALFLAMVMIISNTIRITVFARRREIGIMKLVGATDTFIRWPFVCEGMFLGALGAVVTAVTIWICYTWAWNGLQKSLPFIPILPKQPLLLNLTILIVAAGVAIGAIGSAMSLRRFLRV